In Roseibium algicola, the DNA window TGCGTACATTTTAGTCGGGCAGCACAACGCTCATCTATCTTATTGAAAGGTCAGATAAATGGCTAAAAAAACCGAATCCCAGATTCTTGTTCAAGTAAGTGACTCAACTTTGATGCGCTCTGGAGAAAACGAAGAAATACCAGTGTCAAAGATTAAGAAAGAGCTGTCGAAATTTCTTAATGAAATCGAAGGAATTCTCGAGGAGGCAAGCACTAAAACTTCGCATGCCGCTTATCTATCAGAGGTAACGCTCTCTGCGGCAGTCCATAGTGGAGGCAAACTTTCCTTACTCGGAAGCGGCGTTGAAGTGTCGGCAAAAGCCGGGATCACCTTCAAGTTCACTTTTCCACAACCTTAAGAAGATCTAAACTTTCTAATTGTGATAATCTAAACGAGCAAAATCGAATATGATTCGCCTGAATAAACTCTCTGATCGCCCCGGCTCCACAAGGCAGCGCCGCAGGAAGGCTCGTGGAATTGGAACCGGGAAAGGTAAAACTGCCGGGAGGGGGCATAAGGGGCAGAAGTCCCGCTCAGGCGCGTCGCTTTTCGGACAGGAAGGAGGTCAAAATCCTTTAGTCAGAAGGTTACCCAAACGAGGGTTCACGTCTCGCGATAAAACTCCCTGGTGCGAAATCAACCTACAGCAGATCCAGGAAAAAATCGATCAACATAGGCTGGATATCAACCAGACAATCGATGAAGACGCTCTGTTTCAAGCTGGTCTGATGCGACGAGGTCGTATGTATGCAAGGGTTCTTGGGGTTGGAGAGCTCAAGCAGGCGATAGAACTGCATGTGGCACATTCTAGCAAAGGCGCTAGAAGCAAAATAGAACGCTCGGGTGGAAAAGTAAAAAACCTCGCATCAGCGGTTAAAAACCTTGATAGCAAGCATTTATATGGCTTATACAATAAAGAAGTAAATATTAAGGAGGCAATTCAAATAAACTTTGAAGGAGTGAGCATGTACCTTAAATCCAATGTCGACAGATACAATATAAATGCTACCGATACCGTGAATGTTGACATAGAGGTTCGGCTTGACGACACTGAGAAGATGATTGAACCAGATTTACTATCTGAATTATCAATTTTGTTCGACGGTTACGGCATTGAATCAGAAGTACAAAGTTTAGATTTTTCACAAATCTATAATGACATATCGTCGAGAAATGTATTTAATTCTACCGTTAAATATCACCCTACTGAAACAGGTTCGCTCGACATACTCGTCAACATAATGCGCGGGCACGAGCGCATCGCACGAACTAGACACACATTGGACTGTGAATAAGAAGGCACAGTATTATGAGTGTTTAGCGCTCTTTTTGTTTCACTAGCGAATTTTTTCTTACGTCTTTCTTAGATAGCCTGACGATTATTCACCTTAACTCCCCAAGTAGCCAACATTTAGCCCGTATAATCGATGAAGTTTTCGGTTGGCCTTGGGCACCTAATGCAGCAGGAACCCTAAATTTAAGGGAATGGAATGCCCTACAGCGCTCCAGAACTGTGCTTAATCGTGTGGATCGCACATCGGCCTGCGCCTCACTTTTAGGCCATTGATTGGTACGAATTCGAGCGGGACAGTGAAGCCCGTGTCGTCATTGTGCTTCCATGTGCCACTGATCTTAGCCCAAAATGAAATTTCGCCTTTGTAGATGACGTGCTAGGCAAGAAAGTCTGGTGCGTTTTGGTTGTCGCGTTTGTTTGCCATGATTTCCTCCTTTGATTCAGGTTTAGCTCGTCTACGCCGCTCCGATAGACCGGACGCAGGAGGCCTCGCGGTCATGTCCAACACGGGTGAGCGGAAACGCGAACTGGCGCGGGCAGGCACTTGACGGCAGGCCACGTTCGGTCAGGACGAATGCGTTAAAAGACGGGCTTTCCCTAAGCCCATAGGCGGGTCACTGGCTCCTCAGTACTTAAAACCAATCCAACCAACCAAACAACGCGCCGTTTGCGTTGCCCTACTCGCTCGGGTCTGAGGCATTTCGGTTCTGGCATGAGCTGATCTGCGGATGACAAGGAACGCTGCGCTTTCCTGCTCCACGTTTGATGTTGCGCCCCTGACGGGTGTCCTGCCGTGCAGCCCCTGCGCCTCCCGATCCCATGACGACCCGAACGGTTCGGGTCCAAAGCGAAACGGAGGTTGTTATGAGAGGATGGATTGGACAAGACGCACTGCGAAGACTGCGGGATCAAGAGCTTTATGGGCTACGCTCACTGCTCTTTCGCGCTCTGACCTGCCCGCAGATAGATCCAGCGGATCTGCCTGCAATCCGCGCCACACTGACCGCTATCGAAGCCGAATTGGCATGGCGCAGCCAGACTCCGTCTCCTGCGCCTTAGCGGAGACGGTTGAGCCCGAATAAAAGCTTTTATTCGGGCTCGGCCAAAATGGCATCATCGATCCGGCGAAGGCGGCGACGAATTGCCTTGGATTCGGACGCGCTAACTTCTTTTGCGGCATTCAGGGCTTCCGAAACTTCACAGTCTTTTTCTGGAAGCTCTTCTCTAGATTTTTCTTCTATTTTTTTGACTTCTTCTAATTGGCTAGAAGATATCTCTGGGTCGCCTTGTGCTCTTTCATAGAGGGAAATACCGTCCAGGCAATCAGCTAGAGCCTCTAGCGCCAAAATAACATTTCGCCGCGCAGCTTCTATGCGATGGGTATCACGCATCAATCTTTGATGGGTTTTGAGCTTGCTCGCAATACTAAAACACTGGGACGACATATTGTGAGCCCATTGCGAGTCAACGGGTGTTGAAGCATATCCAAACTCACCATCGTCATCAAAATCGTAAAGGTGGTTCATTATCTCACGCAGTAGTGAATCCACCTCCTTCTCCATGTATCCGGCACGCCCCTCAATTCCCTTTAGTCGGCTGACTATGGCGGAGCGCGCTGCAATATCTTGCTGCAGTTTCATTTTTTGAAGCTGAAGCCATGCCGGGCGGGCGGCGACAAAGGCCGCAACAATTGCAAGCCCCGCACCTGTAAGGGTTTGATATTCGCTGAAGGTGCGCACAACAATGCAGAGTTTCGTCTCACATACCGCAGCCGGGTCGAGCGGGACGATCATCGCGTTGGCTGTGGCCAGTAGGACGAATGTATAAACGCTTATTGCGCCGATGAGCGGATAGTTCAAACG includes these proteins:
- a CDS encoding Pepco domain-containing protein — its product is MAKKTESQILVQVSDSTLMRSGENEEIPVSKIKKELSKFLNEIEGILEEASTKTSHAAYLSEVTLSAAVHSGGKLSLLGSGVEVSAKAGITFKFTFPQP
- the rplO gene encoding 50S ribosomal protein L15 gives rise to the protein MIRLNKLSDRPGSTRQRRRKARGIGTGKGKTAGRGHKGQKSRSGASLFGQEGGQNPLVRRLPKRGFTSRDKTPWCEINLQQIQEKIDQHRLDINQTIDEDALFQAGLMRRGRMYARVLGVGELKQAIELHVAHSSKGARSKIERSGGKVKNLASAVKNLDSKHLYGLYNKEVNIKEAIQINFEGVSMYLKSNVDRYNINATDTVNVDIEVRLDDTEKMIEPDLLSELSILFDGYGIESEVQSLDFSQIYNDISSRNVFNSTVKYHPTETGSLDILVNIMRGHERIARTRHTLDCE